From the genome of Adhaeribacter pallidiroseus:
TTTGTTGTCTTTATTATTTTCGTAATAATAGCTGGCGGCAGCGGCGTACATATCGGCACTTACGTTTTGGCCGTTGATCACCTGCTCCTGAATTTGCTTCATTACTTTGCTTTCTACCTCGGTAACTACTTTAAACTTAACCGAAGTATTTTCCCAGAGTATTTCTACGTTGGCCGTAGCCGGTGTCAGGTCCGAGAAGTTAATGGTAAAAGTTTCGGTTCTATTGGTGAGCCGGATGGGTTTTACGGTAAAACGGGTTACATCTTCGGTGGTTTTATACTCGTTGGTGTTGCCGCCCAGCGTTAAATTTTTGTTTAATACAATGGTCCACTCGGCTTCATTCGGAATAGTATAAAGGGCGTATTCGCCGGCCGGTACTTTGTTGCCCTGCACGGTTACATCGTCTTTAAAGGTAATTTTAGTAGTGCCATTGGCACCAGTACGCCAAGCTTTGCCAAATGGTAAAATGCCACCAAAAATTTTGCGTCCTTTAGCGCTGGGCCGCGAGTATTCTACGGAAATAGTGGTAAGACCAACCCGTTGGCTAACAGTGCCTAGCGGACTGGCTTGCGGTGTTTCTAACTGGGCAAAGGCAGCGCTCGTAGAAAGCAGGCAAGCCAACATAACCGACACACATCCGGTAATCAAATTTTTCATTTTAAAAAAAATTAATGGTTTAGGTATTCAGATTTAATTGTAAAAATAAGAAAACTCCTGGTAAGGCGAACGCTTTTTTAAAGGATATGTAATCCGACAGCTTTTTAAAAAAATAACCAACTCAGCATTGGGTTGGTTATTTCGGGCAAGTTTTTTTAAATTTTTAGCTTAGTTCAAACTGTAACCGGAGCAAGTTCGCGTACAAGCCATTCTCGTTTAAGGATAATTCTTCGTGGGTGCCTTGCTCTACGATGTGGCCGTTTTCGATTACCATTATTTTGTCGGCTTTGCGGATGGTAGATAGCCGGTGGGCAATAATAATGCTGGTGCGGCCTTTCATGAGTTCATCCATAGCCTGCTGTACCAGTTTTTCCGACTCGGAGTCCAGCGAACTGGTAGCTTCGTCGAGGATTAAAATAGCCGGATTTTTTAAAATGGCCCGGGCAATAGCAATCCGCTGCCGCTGACCACCCGATAATTTAATGCCGCGTTCGCCCACTAGCGTATCGAGCTGTTCCGGGAAAGACTGGATGAATTGGTAGGCATTCGCTTTTTTAGCCGCCTGGATAATTTCTTCTTCGGTGGCATGGGGCTTGCCATAAGCAATATTTTCGCGGATGGTACCGCCAAACAATAAAACTTCCTGGGGCACAATGCCGATGTTCTGCCGCAGTGCCGTTAAATTTAAATGATTGATATCGGTTCCGTCGATGCGGATGTGACCACCTTTTAGATTGTAAAACTTCATCAACAAAGCCACAATGGTTGACTTACCAGCTCCGCTGGGTCCTACTAAAGCCACTTTCTCACCCGATTGAATCTGAAACGAAATAGCCTTTAACACCGCAATATCGGGGCGGGTCGGGTAGGAGAAAGCCACCTGATCGTATTCAATATTGCCTTCTACCACTAAGCTGGGCACCGGTTGGTTAGCTTTAATCGTAGGTTCTTCGGGTTCATCCAGGATTTCCAGGATACGGTCGGCGGCTCCCAAAGAAGTTTGCACTTTGCCGTACATATCGCCTAAACCACCTACCGAAGCGCCAATAAACACGGTGTAAATAATAAACTGCACAAGCTGCCCTATGGTTAATTGCTGGCTTTCTACTAAAGAAGCCCCAAACCAAAGTACCAGGATAACACCGCCAAACAGGCCGATAATGATAAAAGATACAAAAGCGCCGCGAAAATACGACGCTTTTAAGGCATTGCGTACGGCATTGGATAAAGATTGCTTATAACGGGCAATTTCAAAAAGCTCGTTGGTAAACGCTTTTACTACGTTTATCGCTTGCAGCGTCTCTTCCACGATAACATTGGTTTTCCCTATTTCTTCCTGGGTAGCTTTGGAAAGTTTTTTAATGCGCTTCCCGAATACAAAGGCCAGTAAAACCAACACCGGAAAAGTACCCAACATAAACAGCGATAGCTTTACCGAGATAATCATAATCAAAATAACGCCCACTATCAGGGTTACCAATTGGCGAAAAAGCTCGGCCAAAGTAATCGAGAAGGTATCTTGTACCTGCGCAACATCGGAGGTAATGCGGCTGGTAATTTCGCCGACCCGTTTTTGCTCGAAGAAGGGAATAGGCAGTACCACAAATTTAGAGTACAGCGCCCTCCGGATATCGGCTACGGCAAACTCGCTTACCTGAGCAAAAAAGTAAATCCGGAAAAACGAGAAAATACCTTGCAGCAGAATAACCCCGAATAAGCCAAAGGCAATCCAGTTGATATTAGCCAGGAAATAATTACCATTATCGGAAGCCGCACCCGTAGCCGAATCTACTAACTGACCCGTAAGCGCCGGGAAAATCATAAAAGTAGAACTCGATAAGGCTAGAAAAATCAAACCTATTATAAATTTACCTTTGTAAGGAAGCGTGTATTGAAAAATACGAAGGCCTTTCTGGAAGCTTTCTTTGTTGAGTGGTTTTTTGCCGGAGGTTGAGTCGTCAGTACTGCTGGTTCTTCCCCCGAATCCGCGTTTAGCCATTAAATAAAAGTCTGCTGATAGTATTACTTATTAAACACGAAGTACGTGTAAATCGTTTGCAAAGGTAGGTATTCTTAGCTAAGTAGAATTTTAAATTTTTTCCGGAGTTTGCTACCTGAATCAAAGAAAACAAACTTTTTAGTTTAGTTTTAGGGATTCACCTTGCTCAGTAAAAGTTAACTCAAGTAATTAAATCTTATCACTTTAAAAAGAGTAGACACGGTAGCTATAAGTAACTAACGCCAGTTTGGCTCAGGAGGGCCTTCTGAGGTTGTGGTGCCGGAGGCATTCCGACGGAAGCAGGAAAACAAGCTTAGACAGCCCGGAAGAGCCAAACGGGGCCCGCCGGCCACGAGGCAAACTTGAAAGTTGCAAATTAGGCAGCGCCAGAGCCTGGAGACTTGAAAAGGCTCCACAGAAAAGCCGTTGATTTCTTATGTAAGTTTTACACCAAACAAGTTGTTGTGAAATAGAGTTAACTGTAGCATCTTTTAAAAAACAGAAGCCTCTCCACAATTCTATGAAGAGGCTTCTGTTTTATAAGGAAAAATTTAAAATTTTAAGGTAGCCGGTAAATATTTCGCTACTAAATCTTCGTAATAAGGCCGCAACTCCGTCCAGTTAGGTGGGGTTGAGTTTTTGGAATATAAATCGTACGGGTTAAAAAGCTGCACGTATTTAAACATCTCATGATCATGTGCATCCAGTAAATGGTCGTAGGCATTCTCGCGGTGTTGTGGGTAAAAAGAATGGTAGCGGAGCATGTACAAAGCGGGCTCCGGCAAGTAATCTTTCATCATGTGGTATACGTACTCGTCGTGGCCCCAGGATAAATGCACGTTGCGCAAACCACAGTTAGGCTCGTATACGCCGTATTTGGTGTTAAACCTTGGATCGTTAATGTCGGGATTATCTTTGAAAAACTCGGGATACACAATTTTATCCGAGAAAGCACAACCTACCGGAAACGTATCTCCTACTACCGCCCATTGGGGCTCGCCGAATAAGCAAAGCACTTTTCCCATGTCGTG
Proteins encoded in this window:
- a CDS encoding DUF2911 domain-containing protein codes for the protein MKNLITGCVSVMLACLLSTSAAFAQLETPQASPLGTVSQRVGLTTISVEYSRPSAKGRKIFGGILPFGKAWRTGANGTTKITFKDDVTVQGNKVPAGEYALYTIPNEAEWTIVLNKNLTLGGNTNEYKTTEDVTRFTVKPIRLTNRTETFTINFSDLTPATANVEILWENTSVKFKVVTEVESKVMKQIQEQVINGQNVSADMYAAAASYYYENNKDNKLALEWIKKANEKDPKFWNMHTQAKIQARAKDFKGATAAAQKSIELAKAAKNDDYVRMNEQVMAEWAKAK
- a CDS encoding ABC transporter ATP-binding protein, producing the protein MAKRGFGGRTSSTDDSTSGKKPLNKESFQKGLRIFQYTLPYKGKFIIGLIFLALSSSTFMIFPALTGQLVDSATGAASDNGNYFLANINWIAFGLFGVILLQGIFSFFRIYFFAQVSEFAVADIRRALYSKFVVLPIPFFEQKRVGEITSRITSDVAQVQDTFSITLAELFRQLVTLIVGVILIMIISVKLSLFMLGTFPVLVLLAFVFGKRIKKLSKATQEEIGKTNVIVEETLQAINVVKAFTNELFEIARYKQSLSNAVRNALKASYFRGAFVSFIIIGLFGGVILVLWFGASLVESQQLTIGQLVQFIIYTVFIGASVGGLGDMYGKVQTSLGAADRILEILDEPEEPTIKANQPVPSLVVEGNIEYDQVAFSYPTRPDIAVLKAISFQIQSGEKVALVGPSGAGKSTIVALLMKFYNLKGGHIRIDGTDINHLNLTALRQNIGIVPQEVLLFGGTIRENIAYGKPHATEEEIIQAAKKANAYQFIQSFPEQLDTLVGERGIKLSGGQRQRIAIARAILKNPAILILDEATSSLDSESEKLVQQAMDELMKGRTSIIIAHRLSTIRKADKIMVIENGHIVEQGTHEELSLNENGLYANLLRLQFELS
- a CDS encoding inositol oxygenase family protein, whose amino-acid sequence is MNATEKTILNPLDSLEEWEENLLERYPDPEDIAQGKATEAYRNYEAPVRDTVKEFYRLNHRYQCYDFVLEKEKDFLRFDKKEMPVWEAFQFLNQLVDDSDPDTDLDQMQHLLQTSEAIRADGHPDWMVMVGLMHDMGKVLCLFGEPQWAVVGDTFPVGCAFSDKIVYPEFFKDNPDINDPRFNTKYGVYEPNCGLRNVHLSWGHDEYVYHMMKDYLPEPALYMLRYHSFYPQHRENAYDHLLDAHDHEMFKYVQLFNPYDLYSKNSTPPNWTELRPYYEDLVAKYLPATLKF